The following proteins are encoded in a genomic region of Methylibium petroleiphilum PM1:
- a CDS encoding potassium channel family protein: MALVVFSCVLLIVATTLTHYEVLNLLTRLLDRLHWPGRAKLIVAVLGCFIGHGAEILLYGAGYWLLIISAGHGSLGGTATPDLGSALYFSAETYTSLGFGDVVPAGPVRLLAGVEALNGLLLIGWSASFLYLEMERFWRRRER; the protein is encoded by the coding sequence ATGGCCCTCGTCGTCTTCAGCTGCGTGCTGCTGATCGTCGCCACGACGCTGACGCACTACGAGGTGCTGAACCTGCTGACCCGCCTGCTCGACCGGCTGCACTGGCCGGGCCGGGCCAAGCTGATCGTCGCCGTGCTCGGCTGCTTCATCGGCCACGGCGCGGAGATCCTCCTCTACGGCGCCGGCTACTGGCTGCTGATCATCAGCGCCGGCCACGGGTCGCTGGGCGGCACCGCCACGCCCGACCTCGGCAGCGCACTCTATTTCTCGGCCGAGACCTACACCTCGCTGGGCTTCGGCGACGTGGTGCCGGCCGGCCCGGTGCGGCTGCTGGCCGGCGTCGAGGCGCTCAACGGCCTGCTGCTGATCGGCTGGTCCGCGTCCTTCCTGTACCTGGAGATGGAGCGCTTCTGGCGGCGACGCGAGCGCTGA
- the ybeY gene encoding rRNA maturation RNase YbeY, protein MKRPARPVLKLSLQFADASHRAQLPRHKVLRWIRAALDVPAEITVRIVGTDEGRALNRDYRQKDYATNVLTFDYEAEPVVVADLILCAPVVEREARDEGRSLEAHYAHLLVHGTLHAQGHDHEIEAEAQAMEARETEVLRALGYADPYA, encoded by the coding sequence ATGAAGCGCCCCGCCCGTCCGGTGCTGAAGCTGTCGCTGCAGTTCGCCGATGCAAGCCATCGGGCCCAGCTGCCGCGCCACAAGGTACTGCGCTGGATCCGCGCCGCACTGGACGTGCCGGCCGAGATCACGGTGCGCATCGTCGGAACCGACGAAGGCCGCGCGCTGAACCGCGACTACCGGCAGAAGGACTACGCCACCAACGTGCTGACCTTCGACTACGAGGCCGAGCCGGTGGTGGTGGCCGACCTGATCCTGTGCGCCCCGGTGGTCGAGCGCGAGGCCCGAGACGAGGGCCGCTCACTGGAAGCCCACTACGCCCACCTGCTGGTGCACGGCACCCTGCACGCCCAGGGCCACGACCACGAGATCGAGGCCGAGGCGCAGGCGATGGAAGCGCGCGAGACCGAGGTGCTGCGTGCGCTCGGCTACGCCGATCCCTACGCCTGA